In one Niallia taxi genomic region, the following are encoded:
- a CDS encoding YnfA family protein: MVYSIMMFIIAGLAEIGGGYLIWIWLREGKPLHFGIFGAIALVLYGVVATFQTFPSFGKVYAAYGGVFIILSVLWGWGIDKKTPDLYDWIGAGVCLIGAGIILFVPRS; encoded by the coding sequence ATGGTTTATTCTATTATGATGTTTATAATTGCAGGGCTTGCTGAAATAGGTGGCGGCTATCTTATTTGGATATGGTTAAGAGAGGGAAAACCGCTTCATTTCGGAATATTTGGTGCTATTGCTTTAGTGCTGTATGGCGTAGTAGCAACTTTTCAAACTTTTCCTTCTTTCGGCAAGGTTTATGCAGCCTACGGGGGCGTATTTATTATTTTGTCTGTGCTTTGGGGTTGGGGCATCGATAAAAAAACGCCTGATTTATATGATTGGATAGGTGCAGGAGTATGTTTAATTGGTGCAGGTATTATCTTATTTGTTCCCAGATCCTAA
- a CDS encoding aldo/keto reductase, giving the protein MRTMKLGASSLEVPVVSVGCMRINSLDKKEAEHFVQTALEQGANFFDHADIYGAGSCEEIFAEAIHMNAEVRENIILQSKCGIRKGMFDFSKEHILESVDNSLKRLNTDYLDILLLHRPDTLVEPEEVAEAFDILESSGKVRHFGVSNQNPMQIQLLQKFVKQPIVANQLQLSITNSTMISSGFNVNMENDAAVNRDGGILDFCRLHDITIQPWSPFQYGFFEGVFLDNEKFPELNQKINEIADKYSVSNTTIAIAWLLRHPAKMQPVIGTMNETRLKDCVKASDIHLSRQEWYDIFRAAGNILP; this is encoded by the coding sequence ATGAGAACCATGAAGCTAGGAGCAAGCAGCTTAGAAGTTCCAGTCGTTTCGGTTGGCTGTATGCGTATTAACTCACTTGATAAGAAAGAGGCAGAGCATTTTGTACAAACTGCTTTAGAACAAGGAGCAAACTTTTTCGACCATGCCGATATATACGGTGCAGGAAGCTGTGAGGAAATTTTTGCTGAAGCAATACATATGAATGCAGAAGTTCGTGAAAACATTATCTTGCAATCAAAATGCGGAATTCGCAAAGGAATGTTTGATTTTTCAAAAGAGCATATTCTTGAATCTGTGGACAACAGCTTAAAAAGATTGAACACAGACTATCTTGATATCCTCCTATTGCATCGCCCTGATACACTTGTTGAACCAGAGGAAGTAGCTGAGGCTTTTGACATTCTTGAAAGTTCAGGGAAAGTCCGCCATTTCGGTGTGTCTAATCAAAACCCTATGCAAATTCAGCTATTACAAAAGTTTGTCAAACAACCGATTGTTGCAAACCAGCTTCAATTGAGCATTACTAATTCCACCATGATTTCTAGTGGCTTTAATGTGAATATGGAGAATGATGCGGCAGTTAATCGTGACGGAGGAATTCTTGATTTTTGCAGACTTCATGACATAACAATTCAGCCTTGGTCTCCATTCCAATATGGATTCTTTGAAGGAGTATTCTTGGATAATGAGAAATTCCCTGAATTGAACCAAAAAATCAATGAAATCGCCGATAAATACAGTGTCAGCAACACAACAATTGCAATCGCATGGCTATTACGCCATCCTGCAAAAATGCAGCCAGTCATCGGCACAATGAATGAAACAAGATTGAAGGACTGCGTTAAAGCAAGCGACATTCATTTATCAAGACAAGAATGGTATGACATTTTCCGCGCAGCAGGGAATATCCTTCCATAA
- a CDS encoding glycosyltransferase, whose translation MTNITLCMIVKNESRIIERCLQSAAPIIDSLSICDTGSTDDTVQIIENWASVNGKNCTVHHTPFQNFGYNRTLSVKLAQQTYPDCDYILLLDADMILQVKEGFTKKELSADQYLIMQMNNALKYWNTRLISARRQWESVGVTHEYWEMRRDATNIIEIGKLTSLYILDKEDGGSKQDKFERDKRLLEAAINDNENDKHLKRRYLFYLAQTYYDLQEWDNAIEAYQKRIKEGGWEEEIYYSMLKIGLAYEQLSMYFPAGEKADRFLSLALLHLQRAWEFRPSRGEAIYHLARIHRENKNHRIAYLYAAEGKTISFPVDDLLFVDFPVHDYLFDYEIAISAYYIEEKREIGLEAINSLLEKQDKLPAYMQIWLNETNNFYHSY comes from the coding sequence ATGACGAATATAACACTTTGCATGATTGTCAAAAACGAATCCCGGATTATAGAAAGATGTCTTCAATCTGCCGCTCCCATCATTGATTCTTTATCGATTTGTGACACAGGCTCAACAGACGACACTGTTCAAATAATAGAAAACTGGGCGAGTGTTAATGGCAAGAACTGCACGGTGCATCATACTCCATTTCAGAATTTCGGATACAATAGAACGCTATCCGTGAAACTTGCCCAACAGACATATCCTGATTGTGATTATATCCTTTTACTCGATGCAGACATGATTTTGCAAGTGAAGGAAGGATTTACGAAAAAGGAATTATCAGCTGATCAATATTTAATAATGCAAATGAATAATGCTTTGAAATATTGGAATACGAGGTTAATTAGTGCAAGGAGACAGTGGGAATCTGTCGGTGTGACACATGAGTATTGGGAAATGAGAAGAGATGCCACTAACATAATCGAGATTGGAAAGCTGACATCTTTGTATATTTTAGACAAAGAAGATGGCGGAAGCAAACAGGATAAGTTCGAAAGAGACAAACGATTACTAGAGGCTGCAATTAATGATAATGAAAATGACAAGCATTTGAAACGGAGATATTTATTTTATTTAGCACAAACCTATTATGATTTGCAGGAATGGGACAATGCGATTGAAGCATATCAAAAGCGAATAAAGGAAGGTGGATGGGAGGAAGAAATCTACTATAGTATGCTTAAAATTGGTCTAGCATATGAACAGCTTTCCATGTATTTCCCAGCGGGAGAAAAAGCAGACCGTTTTTTGTCATTAGCTTTGCTTCATTTACAAAGAGCATGGGAATTTCGGCCTTCAAGAGGCGAAGCAATTTATCATCTCGCAAGAATTCATCGAGAAAATAAGAACCATCGTATTGCATACTTGTATGCAGCAGAAGGAAAAACGATTTCTTTTCCTGTCGATGACCTGCTGTTTGTAGATTTTCCTGTTCATGACTATTTGTTTGACTATGAGATAGCCATATCTGCTTATTATATAGAAGAAAAAAGAGAAATCGGCTTAGAGGCAATAAACAGCTTGCTGGAAAAGCAGGATAAACTTCCGGCATATATGCAAATATGGTTAAACGAAACAAATAATTTTTATCATTCCTATTAA
- a CDS encoding antibiotic biosynthesis monooxygenase family protein — MILEAAMLQVREGMEQKFEQAFMDASRIIASMEGYIDHELQSCMEAKGKYLLLVRWKELEDHTIGFRQSAEYEQWKKLLHHFYDPFPTVEHFTKVYPR; from the coding sequence ATGATTTTAGAAGCTGCTATGCTTCAAGTAAGGGAAGGAATGGAGCAAAAATTTGAACAGGCCTTTATGGATGCGTCCCGAATTATTGCCAGCATGGAGGGCTATATCGATCATGAATTACAAAGCTGTATGGAGGCTAAGGGTAAATATTTGTTGCTGGTCAGGTGGAAAGAGCTTGAGGATCATACGATTGGCTTCAGACAGTCTGCAGAATATGAACAATGGAAAAAGCTGCTTCATCACTTTTATGACCCATTTCCGACAGTAGAGCATTTTACAAAGGTTTATCCTCGATAA
- a CDS encoding cell wall hydrolase has product MKNLKKLLVVSTIALSLFGFNTQSKAASNHVVKSGETYWIIAKNFGVSANSIKSANKATSNMLYTGQTLTIPASTISAADKELMARLVSAEAKGEPYAGKVAVATVILNRLDNADFPDTIKAVIYQKDSGYYAFTPVQNGTINNAADAGSKKAVTEAIASRGLSKGSLYFYNPKTSTSDWILSRKVTTKIGNHTFAK; this is encoded by the coding sequence ATGAAAAACTTAAAAAAACTTCTTGTTGTTTCAACAATTGCCCTATCTCTATTCGGGTTTAATACACAATCAAAGGCTGCATCTAATCATGTAGTGAAAAGCGGCGAAACGTATTGGATTATTGCAAAAAATTTCGGTGTTTCAGCAAACAGCATAAAAAGCGCGAATAAAGCAACAAGCAATATGCTTTATACTGGACAGACTCTTACTATTCCAGCTTCTACTATTTCCGCAGCGGATAAGGAATTAATGGCACGTCTTGTTTCAGCAGAGGCGAAAGGCGAACCTTATGCAGGTAAAGTGGCAGTTGCAACAGTTATTTTGAACAGACTGGATAATGCTGATTTTCCTGACACTATTAAAGCAGTTATCTATCAGAAGGATAGTGGGTATTATGCCTTTACTCCAGTGCAAAACGGTACTATTAACAATGCTGCAGACGCAGGATCGAAAAAAGCCGTAACAGAAGCAATTGCATCACGAGGTTTAAGTAAAGGTTCTTTATACTTCTATAATCCTAAAACATCAACAAGTGACTGGATTCTTTCTCGTAAAGTGACAACGAAAATCGGTAACCACACTTTTGCTAAATAA
- a CDS encoding helix-turn-helix domain-containing protein, which yields MNKDKQLMSLINAAQALTSTLDLDEVLQQLINETLNVIDGADAILLFVYDKRSGKLAAKNGVGVELSYLQEIKLHPGEGMTGKTFLSQKGQIFSHVQETERGMENIRGDNKSLFQKAVGAFRYHPVSTICAPLLSKDECIGVLTIDSFSEDVHFTEHHLLLLETFAAQASIAIENAKFFADTERSKKIHAELATASISQKGLEEITSTLSQLIEEEVCVYNEFFDILSASSPYSEELGASKKAKIITLFKEDMPKDGSLYCQEEKLTLIPIKTDARIIIGLLAIFSEGSDNLDTLDLLAIDLANNIFAREIIGQERLLSDYYKYEGYLLDQLLSQRFDFFSGPQKNIIGLSDNYRYLCINIQIPNQLLEFEELNVKKQHFHRLLFREIKKLNYKVLVSEKNMEYDVLVMIHDRKTEEEIIEIFYSFFKDLKAKLSDLIHFEFHVGVGRVFMQISEIQSSHREAKICSDYIKANGKDLIILSYKSLGIYRLFIKQEQEELHGYVNSTIGLLIDYDRTHSTDLLSTLTVYMENKQNMTLTAKQCFVHLNTIKYRLQNVKEILGLKSLEGKEMFELQLAIYLYEYVKKGIGRQ from the coding sequence TTGAATAAAGATAAACAACTTATGAGTTTGATTAATGCTGCTCAAGCACTTACCTCTACATTGGATTTAGATGAAGTACTGCAGCAATTAATAAATGAGACATTAAATGTAATAGATGGAGCCGATGCGATTCTGCTGTTTGTGTATGACAAGCGTTCAGGCAAACTTGCGGCAAAAAACGGGGTTGGTGTCGAGCTTTCCTATTTGCAGGAAATTAAATTACATCCTGGTGAAGGGATGACAGGTAAAACCTTTTTGAGTCAAAAAGGGCAAATATTTAGTCATGTTCAAGAAACAGAGAGAGGCATGGAAAATATTAGAGGAGATAATAAAAGTCTGTTTCAAAAGGCAGTTGGGGCCTTTCGTTATCATCCTGTCAGCACAATTTGTGCTCCCCTTCTGTCCAAAGACGAATGTATTGGCGTATTGACAATTGACAGTTTTTCAGAGGACGTTCATTTCACAGAGCATCATTTGCTTTTGTTAGAAACTTTTGCCGCTCAAGCAAGCATCGCGATCGAAAATGCGAAGTTTTTTGCTGATACAGAACGCTCCAAAAAGATTCATGCAGAGCTTGCAACAGCGTCCATTAGCCAAAAGGGATTAGAAGAGATAACTAGTACATTATCACAGCTGATTGAAGAAGAGGTGTGTGTGTACAATGAGTTTTTTGACATTCTTTCTGCCTCGTCTCCATACTCTGAGGAATTAGGTGCTTCTAAAAAGGCGAAAATTATTACCTTATTTAAGGAAGATATGCCAAAAGACGGGAGCTTGTATTGCCAAGAAGAAAAGTTAACGCTCATACCAATAAAAACAGATGCAAGGATTATTATCGGACTGCTAGCTATATTTAGCGAGGGTTCAGATAATCTTGATACATTGGATTTACTGGCAATCGACCTTGCCAACAATATATTTGCACGAGAAATTATCGGTCAGGAAAGGCTGCTTTCTGATTACTATAAATATGAAGGCTATTTATTAGATCAGCTTTTGAGCCAGAGATTTGATTTCTTTTCTGGTCCGCAAAAAAACATTATTGGTCTGTCAGACAACTACCGGTATTTATGCATTAATATTCAAATTCCGAACCAGCTGCTTGAATTTGAAGAGCTGAACGTAAAGAAACAGCATTTCCACCGATTGTTATTCCGAGAGATAAAAAAACTGAATTATAAAGTGCTCGTATCGGAAAAAAATATGGAATACGATGTGCTTGTGATGATTCACGACCGAAAAACGGAGGAGGAAATCATCGAAATTTTCTACAGCTTCTTTAAAGATTTGAAAGCAAAGCTTTCTGATTTAATACATTTTGAATTTCATGTCGGTGTTGGAAGAGTATTTATGCAGATAAGTGAAATTCAAAGCTCTCATCGGGAAGCAAAAATTTGCTCTGATTATATAAAAGCGAATGGCAAGGATTTAATTATTCTTTCCTATAAATCGCTTGGTATTTACCGTTTATTTATTAAACAAGAGCAAGAAGAGCTTCACGGGTATGTGAATAGCACAATCGGCCTGTTAATTGATTATGACAGGACACACAGCACAGATTTGCTGTCAACGTTAACGGTTTATATGGAGAATAAACAGAATATGACACTGACAGCAAAACAATGTTTTGTCCATTTAAATACTATTAAATACAGATTGCAAAACGTGAAGGAAATCTTGGGACTTAAAAGCCTGGAGGGCAAGGAAATGTTTGAGCTTCAGCTTGCTATTTATTTGTATGAATACGTAAAAAAAGGGATTGGAAGACAATAA
- a CDS encoding Zn-dependent hydrolase has product MEASTARRLDELLLSDYDHSHDHGGVIGARLAQRLYELSRIGLTEENGSYRIGFSAEEQQAKLLVAKWMTEAGLDVTQDGAGNIIGRLAGKQADLPVILSGSHVDSVPNGGHFDGPLGVLAALEVAESWKETNHQPEHPFEVIIFTDEEGARFNGGLTGSRAMAGSIEAEKQLGLVDINGASFQQVIENIGLSVPSFFAAKRDLSKIKAYVEVHIEQGKRLEKENLPVGIVSGIAGPSWLRITLAGAAGHAGNTPMDDRHDALVAAGELIAAIPHLPPSVSPTAVATVGKLQVHPNGVNVIPGKVEMFVDIRDIYEDKVSELVQLTIDKAEAISAKYGITLSYEQTLKVSPMLVPDVMKNLLTVSMDEMGIKPLYLPSGAGHDAMVLGSHLPSAMIFARSKDGISHNPAEWTSLDDCVQSVHLLKKILEKLDKN; this is encoded by the coding sequence ATGGAAGCTTCAACAGCTAGAAGATTGGATGAGCTTCTTTTATCCGACTATGATCATTCCCATGACCATGGAGGAGTAATTGGAGCAAGGCTGGCACAAAGACTATATGAATTGTCCAGAATTGGCCTTACAGAGGAAAACGGCTCGTATCGAATCGGATTCTCTGCAGAGGAACAACAAGCAAAGCTGCTTGTGGCAAAATGGATGACAGAAGCAGGTCTTGATGTCACACAGGATGGTGCAGGCAATATTATCGGTAGATTAGCCGGGAAACAAGCGGATTTGCCCGTAATTCTTTCTGGTTCTCATGTAGATAGTGTGCCAAATGGAGGTCATTTTGATGGACCGTTAGGCGTACTCGCCGCACTGGAGGTTGCCGAAAGCTGGAAGGAAACAAACCATCAGCCTGAGCATCCATTTGAAGTGATCATCTTTACAGATGAAGAGGGTGCACGATTTAATGGTGGTTTGACGGGAAGCAGAGCAATGGCTGGTAGCATAGAAGCAGAAAAACAGCTTGGTCTTGTAGACATCAATGGAGCAAGCTTTCAACAAGTAATCGAGAATATTGGTTTGTCTGTACCTTCCTTCTTTGCTGCTAAAAGAGACTTGTCAAAAATCAAAGCATATGTCGAGGTCCATATTGAGCAAGGCAAACGGCTGGAAAAAGAGAACCTGCCTGTTGGAATTGTCTCTGGGATTGCTGGTCCGAGCTGGCTGAGAATTACGTTGGCTGGTGCTGCAGGACATGCTGGCAATACACCGATGGATGACAGACACGACGCTTTAGTGGCTGCAGGCGAATTAATTGCCGCAATTCCTCATTTGCCACCAAGTGTAAGCCCCACTGCTGTAGCGACAGTCGGGAAGCTCCAAGTACATCCAAACGGTGTCAATGTTATTCCAGGAAAAGTCGAAATGTTTGTTGATATACGCGACATCTATGAAGACAAGGTAAGTGAGCTCGTTCAGCTAACAATTGACAAGGCTGAAGCTATTTCAGCTAAGTATGGAATTACTTTGTCTTATGAGCAAACCTTAAAGGTTTCGCCAATGCTTGTCCCAGATGTAATGAAGAACCTGCTTACAGTATCAATGGATGAGATGGGGATAAAGCCTCTCTATCTGCCAAGCGGTGCTGGCCATGATGCAATGGTTCTCGGCAGTCATCTACCTTCTGCGATGATATTTGCCCGCAGTAAAGATGGCATTAGTCATAATCCTGCGGAATGGACATCACTGGATGATTGTGTACAATCTGTTCACCTATTGAAAAAGATACTCGAAAAGCTAGATAAAAACTAA
- a CDS encoding M20 family metallopeptidase, with amino-acid sequence MTATTNSIQAIIDAVKDEVITYRRYLHQNPELSFEEEKTSQYIYDQLQSFGNIELTRPTKTSVVGRIIGAAPGKVVAIRADMDALPIQEENDVEYASTNPGVMHACGHDGHTAMLLGAAKVLSTLKDQLHGEIRLLFQHAEELFPGGAEEMVQAGVMDGVDTVIGAHLWSPLEIGKIGIVYGPMMASPDTFYLTVNGKGGHAALPHQTVDSIAVASQVVTNLQHIVSRNTDPLDNLVLSVTKFIGGTTHNVIPGSVEICGTVRSFDPDLRKEVPKLMERVIKGITEAHGAAYEFNYEFGYRPVINDARVTEVLEATVAEVYGEEAIDKMKPNMGGEDFSAFQQVTEGSFFYIGAGNPEKNADFPHHHARFEIDEESLEKGVNLFVYSAIKLLEA; translated from the coding sequence ATGACAGCAACAACAAATTCTATACAAGCAATAATTGATGCCGTAAAAGACGAGGTAATTACATATAGACGCTACCTTCATCAAAATCCGGAGCTTAGCTTTGAAGAAGAAAAAACATCTCAATATATTTATGATCAGCTACAATCCTTTGGAAACATTGAGCTAACGAGACCAACAAAAACAAGCGTGGTTGGCCGTATTATCGGTGCAGCTCCTGGTAAAGTCGTAGCAATTCGAGCAGATATGGATGCCTTGCCAATTCAGGAAGAAAACGATGTAGAATATGCTTCAACAAACCCTGGTGTGATGCACGCATGCGGTCATGATGGTCATACTGCCATGCTGCTTGGTGCAGCAAAGGTTTTATCTACTCTTAAGGATCAATTACATGGTGAAATTCGCCTGTTATTCCAGCACGCAGAGGAGCTGTTTCCTGGAGGAGCGGAGGAAATGGTCCAAGCAGGTGTCATGGATGGCGTGGATACAGTAATTGGTGCTCATTTATGGTCACCGCTTGAAATAGGCAAGATTGGAATTGTATATGGACCGATGATGGCTTCACCAGATACTTTCTATCTTACTGTGAACGGCAAAGGCGGCCACGCGGCACTTCCGCATCAAACCGTTGATTCCATTGCAGTTGCCTCACAGGTAGTAACAAACCTGCAGCATATTGTTTCAAGAAACACAGATCCACTCGATAATCTTGTTCTGTCTGTCACTAAATTTATTGGCGGGACAACACATAATGTTATTCCTGGTTCTGTAGAAATTTGCGGGACTGTGCGCAGCTTCGACCCTGATTTACGCAAGGAAGTGCCAAAGCTTATGGAAAGAGTCATTAAAGGGATAACAGAAGCACACGGTGCAGCTTATGAATTTAACTATGAGTTCGGCTACAGACCTGTCATTAATGATGCTCGTGTCACAGAAGTACTCGAAGCAACCGTTGCAGAAGTGTACGGAGAGGAAGCAATTGACAAAATGAAGCCGAATATGGGTGGCGAAGACTTTTCTGCCTTCCAGCAAGTAACAGAAGGTTCCTTCTTTTATATTGGTGCCGGCAATCCAGAGAAGAATGCAGACTTCCCTCACCATCATGCCCGATTTGAGATTGACGAGGAGTCGCTTGAAAAGGGAGTTAACCTGTTTGTCTATAGTGCTATTAAACTACTAGAAGCTTAA
- a CDS encoding DUF3311 domain-containing protein: protein MIKVLALLPFVFMLGGAYVFNQVTPYVLGMPFLLFWCVLWTVLTSVIMAIIYKIDPKNKEGETE, encoded by the coding sequence ATGATTAAAGTATTGGCTCTGCTTCCGTTTGTTTTTATGCTTGGAGGAGCATACGTATTTAACCAGGTTACACCATATGTGTTAGGAATGCCGTTTTTGCTGTTTTGGTGTGTGCTATGGACAGTACTAACATCTGTTATTATGGCAATTATTTATAAAATCGATCCAAAAAACAAAGAAGGTGAAACAGAATGA
- a CDS encoding sodium:solute symporter family protein: MNAALVIIFATMLLSIFLGIRAKKGKDMDLEQWSVGGRGFGSVLVFVLMAGEIYTTFTFLGGSGWAYSKGGPTYYIISYGALAYIMSYFLLPKIWRYAKDNRLVSQSDFFVSKYKSPYLGILVSLVGFVAMIPYFVLQLKGLGIIVSEASYGHISPTVAIWIGIVVVTVYVMVSGIHGSAWTAVAKDILILGVVLFLGIYLPHHYYGGIQPMFEAIDSAKAGFLSLPDSGQSSSWFVTTVLLTALGFYMWPHTFGSIYSSQGEKAFRKNAIFMPLYQLVLLFVFFVGFAAILQVPTLTGADTDLALLRLSIQTFDPWVVGIIGAAGILTALVPGSMILMAAATLLAKNVYKVLKPSATDKQVTNMARYLVPVVALISVFVTFKGGGTLVALLLMGYSLVTQLFPTLLFSLMKNNFVTKAGAFAGISAGVATVAFVTISGSTVGTIFPFLPQAIQDFNVGIIALIINLVVLTVVSLLTRPVEVLKTNSKQV, encoded by the coding sequence ATGAACGCAGCATTAGTCATCATTTTTGCCACAATGCTATTATCAATCTTTTTAGGAATACGTGCAAAAAAAGGAAAAGACATGGATCTGGAGCAATGGTCTGTTGGAGGAAGAGGCTTTGGATCTGTTCTAGTATTTGTATTGATGGCAGGAGAGATCTATACAACCTTTACCTTCCTTGGTGGGAGCGGCTGGGCTTATAGTAAAGGTGGACCAACGTATTATATTATTTCATACGGTGCACTTGCTTATATTATGTCTTACTTTTTACTTCCAAAAATCTGGCGTTATGCTAAGGATAACAGGCTCGTTTCTCAATCAGACTTTTTCGTCAGCAAATACAAAAGTCCTTATTTAGGAATTCTTGTGTCTCTTGTTGGATTTGTCGCAATGATTCCATACTTTGTTCTTCAATTAAAAGGACTTGGCATCATTGTATCAGAAGCATCCTATGGTCATATTTCACCAACAGTAGCAATCTGGATTGGCATTGTTGTTGTAACCGTTTATGTCATGGTATCAGGGATTCACGGATCTGCCTGGACAGCTGTTGCGAAGGATATCCTTATTCTTGGTGTTGTACTTTTCTTGGGAATTTATTTACCGCATCATTATTATGGCGGTATCCAGCCAATGTTTGAAGCAATTGATTCAGCGAAGGCAGGCTTTCTTTCCTTGCCAGATTCCGGACAAAGCTCTTCTTGGTTTGTAACAACTGTTTTACTAACTGCTTTAGGATTTTATATGTGGCCACATACATTCGGTTCTATTTATTCCTCACAAGGAGAAAAAGCGTTCCGAAAAAATGCTATATTCATGCCATTATATCAATTGGTTCTTTTATTCGTCTTTTTCGTAGGATTTGCAGCAATCCTGCAAGTACCAACATTAACTGGAGCAGACACAGATTTGGCATTGCTTCGCTTGTCCATTCAAACATTTGATCCATGGGTAGTAGGTATTATTGGAGCAGCTGGGATTTTAACTGCGCTTGTTCCTGGTTCGATGATTTTGATGGCAGCAGCAACACTCCTTGCAAAAAACGTCTACAAAGTATTAAAGCCAAGTGCAACAGACAAGCAGGTTACAAATATGGCACGTTATCTAGTTCCAGTCGTTGCATTGATTTCCGTATTTGTTACTTTCAAGGGCGGCGGAACATTAGTTGCCTTGCTTCTTATGGGCTATAGCTTAGTAACACAGCTATTCCCAACACTATTGTTCAGTTTAATGAAAAATAATTTCGTAACAAAAGCAGGTGCATTTGCCGGTATCTCAGCAGGTGTAGCAACGGTTGCGTTTGTGACGATTTCTGGCTCAACAGTCGGAACAATATTCCCATTCCTGCCACAAGCAATTCAGGATTTTAATGTGGGAATCATTGCATTAATTATCAACCTTGTAGTACTAACAGTAGTTTCGCTGCTAACAAGACCAGTGGAAGTATTGAAAACAAATTCTAAACAAGTATAA
- the solA gene encoding N-methyl-L-tryptophan oxidase: protein MTQYDAIIVGAGSMGMAAGYYLAKRGIKTLLIDAFDPPHTNGSHHGDTRIIRHAYGEGAEYVPLALKAQELWMELAELSKEELFLQTGVLNIGKDDSVFLKNIIDSAHTYKLAVDKLDANQVMERWPGIKLPDNYIGCFEKSSGVLKSEACIEAYKKLAIERGADLLTYTKVLDIEVQESSVTVKTASNTYQANSLIVSGGAWAGKLLAKLDLHLPLSPTRKTFAWFEADDAHYGSENFPAFSFETDQGMYYGFPSIAEAGLKIGRHDGGIKMDPDVAVSPFGEVAEDSGDVQQFLSTYMPLTKELKFGKTCTYTLTPDEDFIIDLHPTYKNVAIAAGFSGHGFKFSSVVGQILSDLAATGETEHNISPFSVKRFQVPVK, encoded by the coding sequence ATGACGCAATATGATGCAATAATAGTTGGCGCTGGTTCAATGGGAATGGCGGCAGGCTACTACTTAGCGAAACGAGGGATTAAAACACTACTGATAGATGCTTTTGATCCACCGCACACGAACGGTAGTCACCATGGTGATACCCGCATAATCAGGCATGCATATGGAGAAGGTGCGGAATATGTGCCGTTAGCATTAAAAGCTCAAGAGCTATGGATGGAGCTTGCGGAGCTTTCTAAAGAGGAGCTGTTCTTACAAACGGGTGTCCTGAACATAGGGAAAGATGATTCTGTTTTCCTGAAAAATATTATTGATAGCGCACATACATATAAGCTTGCAGTCGATAAATTAGATGCTAATCAGGTGATGGAGCGTTGGCCAGGTATTAAGCTTCCTGACAATTATATCGGCTGTTTTGAAAAATCATCTGGTGTACTTAAAAGCGAGGCATGCATCGAAGCCTATAAAAAGCTTGCGATTGAAAGAGGTGCGGATCTGCTTACATACACAAAAGTGTTAGATATAGAGGTACAGGAAAGTTCTGTAACAGTTAAAACAGCAAGCAATACGTATCAAGCAAATTCCCTTATTGTTAGTGGAGGTGCATGGGCAGGGAAGCTTCTAGCGAAGCTTGATCTCCATCTCCCATTAAGCCCCACAAGAAAAACATTCGCCTGGTTTGAGGCAGACGATGCGCATTATGGCAGCGAAAACTTTCCGGCGTTTTCCTTTGAAACAGATCAAGGAATGTATTATGGCTTCCCAAGCATTGCGGAAGCTGGCCTAAAGATAGGCAGGCATGACGGAGGCATCAAGATGGATCCAGACGTAGCGGTCAGCCCTTTTGGCGAAGTAGCGGAGGATTCAGGAGATGTGCAGCAGTTCCTATCCACTTATATGCCATTAACAAAGGAATTAAAATTTGGGAAGACATGCACGTACACTCTGACGCCGGATGAAGACTTTATCATTGACCTTCATCCTACTTATAAAAATGTTGCTATTGCTGCCGGCTTCTCGGGACATGGCTTTAAATTCAGCAGTGTAGTCGGCCAAATCTTAAGTGATCTCGCAGCAACAGGGGAAACGGAACATAATATTAGCCCATTTTCGGTAAAAAGGTTCCAAGTTCCTGTTAAATAA